In one window of Duganella dendranthematis DNA:
- the uraH gene encoding hydroxyisourate hydrolase — protein sequence MGKLSTHVLDITQGKPGAGVKVALYAVGPEGRELLKSDVTNADGRCSTPLLEGDALKQGKYELVFSAGAYFDVQGVTLPEPKFIDEVTLAFGVADASQNYHVPLVVSPWAYSTYRGS from the coding sequence ATGGGCAAACTCAGCACGCACGTTCTCGACATCACCCAAGGCAAGCCGGGCGCCGGCGTCAAGGTGGCTTTATACGCGGTGGGGCCGGAGGGCCGCGAACTATTGAAGTCGGACGTGACCAACGCCGACGGCCGCTGCAGCACGCCGCTGCTGGAGGGTGACGCACTAAAACAGGGCAAATACGAGTTGGTGTTCAGCGCTGGTGCCTATTTCGACGTGCAAGGCGTCACCCTGCCGGAGCCGAAATTTATCGACGAGGTGACGTTGGCCTTTGGCGTTGCCGATGCCAGCCAGAATTACCATGTGCCGCTGGTCGTTTCGCCGTGGGCGTACTCGACCTATCGCGGCAGCTGA
- the puuE gene encoding allantoinase PuuE produces the protein MTTYDNYPRDMIGYGPKAPHAQWPNQARVALQFVLNYEEGGENNVLHGDAGSETFLSEIIGAASFSNRHMSMESLYEYGSRAGLWRLLRMFEERKLPLTVFGVSMALKRHPEAVAAFQQLGHEIACHGLRWITYQNMDEATERAHMKEAVDIIRELTGSAPQGWYTGRDSPQTRKLVMEHGGFRYDADNYGDDLPFWQKVGYTNSDGVAVSAPQLIVPYTLDTNDMRFAAAQGFNSGTQFFDYLKDAFDVLYAEGDPEGLNQPKMLSIGLHCRIVGRPARAAALARFLDYVQSHDKVWITRRIDIAEHWRKVHPFAE, from the coding sequence ATGACCACTTACGACAACTACCCGCGCGACATGATCGGCTACGGCCCGAAAGCGCCGCATGCGCAGTGGCCGAACCAGGCCCGCGTGGCCCTGCAGTTCGTGCTGAACTACGAAGAGGGCGGCGAGAACAATGTGTTGCACGGCGACGCCGGCTCCGAGACCTTCCTGTCCGAGATCATCGGAGCGGCCTCCTTCAGCAACCGCCACATGAGCATGGAGTCGCTGTACGAGTACGGCTCGCGTGCCGGCTTGTGGCGTTTGCTGCGCATGTTCGAGGAACGCAAGCTGCCGCTGACGGTGTTTGGCGTGTCGATGGCGTTGAAACGCCATCCGGAGGCGGTGGCGGCGTTCCAGCAACTTGGCCACGAAATCGCCTGCCACGGCCTGCGCTGGATCACCTACCAGAACATGGACGAAGCCACCGAGCGCGCGCACATGAAGGAAGCGGTGGACATCATCCGCGAACTGACGGGCAGCGCGCCGCAAGGCTGGTACACCGGCCGCGATTCGCCGCAGACGCGCAAGCTGGTGATGGAACACGGCGGCTTCCGCTACGACGCCGACAACTACGGCGACGACCTGCCGTTCTGGCAGAAGGTCGGCTACACCAATAGCGACGGCGTGGCAGTGAGCGCGCCGCAGCTGATCGTGCCGTACACGCTGGACACCAACGACATGCGCTTCGCCGCCGCGCAAGGCTTCAACTCCGGCACGCAGTTCTTCGATTATCTGAAGGACGCCTTCGACGTGCTGTACGCCGAGGGCGATCCGGAAGGATTGAATCAGCCGAAGATGCTGTCCATCGGCCTGCACTGCCGCATCGTCGGCCGGCCGGCGCGTGCGGCGGCGCTGGCGCGTTTCCTCGACTACGTGCAGAGCCACGACAAGGTCTGGATCACGCGCCGTATCGATATCGCCGAACACTGGCGCAAGGTCCACCCATTTGCTGAATGA
- the xdhA gene encoding xanthine dehydrogenase small subunit codes for MSEPIRFYFRGAVQEIHDAAPTRTVLQHLREDLHCTGTKEGCAEGDCGACTVVVGSLNAAGQLEMKAVNSCIQFAPTLDGKALFTVEDMQQPDGTLHPVQQAMVECHGSQCGFCTPGFVMSLWGMYLDKDGQPAQRKEIDDCLSGNLCRCTGYRPIIDAAHRMTELPKVSFDRAALTQQLQALQREAGSTYTARGQSFHAPRTLEELVALRAAHPKATLLAGSTDIGLWVTKQMRELGDIIYLGHVSALQRVQQQDGMLEIGAGVSLNAAYEALCKLYPAQLGELWQRFASLPIRNAGTLGGNVANGSPIGDSMPWMIALGSEVVLQGPSGRRVLALEAFYLDYQKKDMQADEFVAAVRVPLPRADVQFRTYKLAKRFDQDISAVCAAFAFTLDGDNVVDARIAFGGMAGTPRRAPRAEASLTGLTWSETNLRVAMDQLAQDFAPLSDMRASSTYRMQTAQNLLRRFWLETRADAPLAADAVNAFACRA; via the coding sequence ATGTCCGAACCGATTCGCTTTTACTTCCGTGGCGCTGTGCAGGAGATCCACGACGCCGCGCCAACCCGCACCGTGCTTCAGCATCTGCGCGAGGATCTGCATTGCACCGGCACCAAGGAAGGCTGCGCCGAAGGCGATTGCGGCGCTTGCACGGTGGTTGTCGGCAGCCTGAATGCGGCCGGCCAGCTGGAGATGAAGGCGGTGAATTCCTGCATCCAGTTCGCGCCTACGCTGGACGGCAAGGCGCTTTTCACGGTGGAGGACATGCAGCAGCCGGATGGAACGCTGCATCCGGTACAACAGGCGATGGTGGAATGTCATGGCTCGCAGTGCGGCTTCTGTACGCCGGGCTTCGTCATGTCCTTGTGGGGCATGTACCTGGATAAGGACGGCCAGCCGGCGCAGCGCAAGGAGATTGACGACTGCCTGTCCGGTAACCTGTGCCGCTGCACCGGCTATCGCCCGATCATCGACGCGGCGCACCGCATGACCGAACTGCCGAAAGTGTCGTTCGATCGCGCGGCGTTGACGCAGCAGCTGCAAGCCTTGCAGCGCGAAGCCGGCTCCACCTACACCGCGCGCGGCCAGTCGTTCCACGCGCCGCGCACGCTGGAAGAACTGGTGGCGCTGCGCGCTGCGCATCCGAAAGCGACGCTGCTGGCCGGATCGACCGACATCGGCCTGTGGGTGACCAAGCAGATGCGCGAACTGGGCGATATCATTTATCTCGGCCACGTCAGCGCGCTGCAACGCGTGCAGCAGCAGGACGGCATGCTGGAAATCGGCGCCGGCGTGTCGCTCAATGCAGCATACGAAGCGCTGTGCAAGCTGTATCCGGCGCAGCTTGGCGAGTTGTGGCAGCGCTTTGCGTCGCTGCCGATCCGGAATGCGGGCACGTTAGGCGGCAATGTCGCCAATGGTTCGCCGATTGGCGATTCGATGCCGTGGATGATTGCGCTGGGCAGCGAAGTGGTGCTGCAAGGTCCGTCCGGCCGCCGCGTGCTGGCGCTGGAAGCCTTCTATCTCGATTATCAGAAAAAGGATATGCAGGCCGACGAATTCGTCGCCGCCGTGCGCGTGCCGCTGCCGCGCGCGGACGTGCAATTCCGTACCTACAAGCTGGCCAAGCGATTCGACCAGGATATCTCGGCGGTGTGCGCGGCGTTTGCGTTCACGCTGGATGGCGACAATGTGGTGGATGCGCGCATTGCGTTCGGCGGCATGGCGGGCACGCCGCGCCGGGCGCCGCGTGCCGAGGCGTCGCTGACCGGCCTGACCTGGAGTGAAACCAATCTGCGCGTGGCGATGGACCAGCTGGCGCAGGATTTTGCACCGCTGTCGGATATGCGCGCGTCCAGCACCTATCGCATGCAG